TGGACAATAAGGATAAGGACGTAAAAGAAACAAGGGAGATGGTAAGACTGCGCCATAAGCTTGTATTTGATATTGAGCAAAGATTTGAGCAGTTCAGCCTGAACACAGTTATATCCGGTTTCATGGAATATAATAACAAGCTGATTGATCTGGCAAAGAAGGAAGGCGGAATTGACAAAGAGACTTTGAGAACCTTTGTAGTGCTTCTGGCTCCATTTGCCCCTCATTTAGGAGAGGAGTTGTGGAGAGAATTAGGCGGCTTGGACAGCGTATTCCACACTACATGGCCTGAGTGTGATAAAGACGCCATGAAGGATGACGAGATTCAGGTGGCAGTTCAGATCAACGGAAAAACAAGAGCAGTAGTCAGCCTGCCTGCAGACGTATCTAAGGAAGACGCCATTGCTGCCGGCAAGGAAGCTGCAAAAGACAAGATTAATGGAAATATTGTAAAAGAGATTTATGTTCCAGGACGGATTATCAACCTGGTTTGTAAGTAAATAAGAGCTTGAAAATAGGGCGCTGCAGGTTTTTTGCAGCGCCCCATTTGTCGCGGAAGGCTATCTTTTTTGTTTCATAGACAATTGTCTGGAGAACATTTTTAATGTGTCGATTTTCTTTTTTTCACTGGCCGGCATGTCTGCTGCCAAAATAGATACAATCACCTCTGTTTCCGCGTCATTAAAGGAAATTCCTTTAGACTGGGCCTCCATATTCAAAGACAGCAGCACAGGAATCATTTTGGCTTTTGGCGTTACCTTAACACGATCTGAAAAATCTTCCAGAATCGCCAGTTTTTTCGGGTCCATATGTTTTAATCTGGGATCATTTTTCCAGTCACTCATTGAAAAGTCCTCCTTTATGTGTTTGATTATATGCCGGCTCCATTCATCTGCTGCATAGCCTGCATCATAAACTGCATTGTGTCGATTCTGCTTTGCTGCTCCGGTGTCAGCAGATTTTTCAGCTGGTCCATAGGGGCCGTAGTGCCCTTCATCAGACTGGACATCAGGGAAATAAGCTCCTGTTCATATGTATTGGCATAGGGCTTGATAGCCTCCAACATGTCAGCAGGCGTGGCAGTCTGCTTAGCCTGGGCCGACAGCCCCATAGCGCTTAGTTCTCCCTGCTGAAATAGATTCATAGTGCGCCGCATCTCCTGCGCTTTAATAAAAACAGAAAACATTTTTTGCTGAGACAGGTTCATATAAGGCAGGGCAGCTTTCATCATCTGAAGATGATGGTTGCCTGTAAGAAAATCCAGGTCAGTAAGCTTTAAAGCGTCATCATTGTGTTGTTCATTCATAAGGCAGTAAGTCCTTTAAATTTCTTTTTGTGATAAATATATGCGCCCGGGAAAGGAATCATACCTGCTGCATATAATATAGAGACAGGAGGTAATGAAGCTATGAATAGCCGATTAATTATAGATGGTAACGCAGTATATGAAATAGATGAGGAATGCTTAAAGAGAAGAGAGTATAGAAACGGAAGAAAAAATTTAATAATAAACGGGCCTGTGTGGAGACAGGAGCAGGGAAAAAACGGGGAAGATAACAGAAGATAGGACTTAAAAAGGGATGGGGCAGAGTCATTTGCCCCATTCTTTTAATGAAGAAGGGCGCTCCTCCTTCGCCTTTTAAGACTTATGGAGAAGCGCCCTGGTTAAACTTCCTAGCTACTGGGAAAATGCCTGCCGGCGGGGAAAATTAACAGCAGAAGTTATTGCCGCCGCCACCGCAGCAGCACAGCAGAATCAGAATCCAGATCCAGTCAAAGCTGCCGCCGCAGCTGTTTCCGCAGCCATTATGTTCAAAACACCCGCCGTTGCCGCCACCACAACAGCATATGAGGATGAGAATAAGGAAAATGATGTTGCATCCTCCATTTCCGCTAGTCTCGCATCCACAACCACATCCGCAGTTTGTTGCTGCTAAATCACTCATGTTTATTCCTCCGATTAATTTAATTACACTTAATCATATGACGACCTGCTTGCCATAGTTTCCGGGTTTTTAAGAAAAAATTGAAAAACATATATTTTTTCCCCTTCTATGTTCAATTTTCCTAAGTCGTGATATAATAGGAGGGCCGGAAAATATTGAATTTTCTGGAAAATTTGGTTTAAGGATGGAAAAACATGGAAAGATTATATTATAAGCTGCCTTATGTAAAAGAGTTTGACGGAACTGTAAAGGAGTGCAGAGAAGGCAAAAAAGGCAGGTATGAGGTTATTTTAGACAAAACCGCATTTTTCCCGGAGGGAGGCGGACAGCCTGGAGATACAGGACTGCTGGATCAGGTCAGGGTGCTGGATCAGGTCAGGGTGCTGGATCAGGTCAGGGTGCTGGATACAAAGGAAAAGGATGGACAGGTCATCCATTTTACAGATAAGTTTTTAGAGCCTGGAACAACAGTTCACGGAGTTTTAGATTGGGAGAAACGATTTGAAAACATGCAGGGTCATTCTGGAGAGCATATTCTCACCGGTTTGATACATAAGACATATGGATATGATAACGTAGGCTTTCACATGGGAAGCGAGGAGATCACCATTGATTTTAACGGAGTGGTAGAGCCTGAGATGTTAGCAGCCCTGGAGGTGGAGGCCAACAAAATCGTAAGCGCCAATATTCCTTTTTTAGTTTCCTGTCCTTCTAAGGAGGAGCTGGAGCAAATGGAGTACCGCAGCAAAAAGGAGCTGACTGGGGAGGTAAGAATTATTACAATTCCTGACGTGGACGTATGCGCCTGCTGCGGAACACATGTGGAGCGTTCCGGAGAAGTGGGAATTATTAAAGTGCTGGGCATGATTAACTATAAAGGCGGCGTGCGTATCTCCATGCTGTGCGGTATGCCTGCTTTCAGAAAGTTAGATTGTTACGAAAAACAGATTGGCGAACTTTCTGTGCTTTTGTCAGCAAAACAGGAAAAGATTGTGGAGACTGTGGCTAAGCTGAAGGGAGAAAACCAGGAAAAGGATATGAAGCTGAATAAATTGTATCAAACCATGTTTGAGACAAAGGCAGAAGGATATCCTGTAAGCAGCCAGCCTCTTGTGGTTTTTGAAAAGGATTTGGAGCCGGTGCAGATTCGCCAGCTTTGCACTATGCTTTATGAAAAAAATAAAGGAAACGTAGTGGTAGTATGTTCCCAAAAGGGGGATACCTTCCAATATGCGGCAGGCAGCAGCAGCGTGGACATGAAAGTATTCAGCAAAACATTAAACGGCCTGTTAAACGGAAGAGGAGGGGGAAGCAGCCTGATGGCTCAAGGCACCTTCCAGGCAGAGGCAGAGGCTATTGAAGCTGCCGTAAAGGCCAACGCGTAAAATAGCAGAAAGGGTAGCAGATGAATTTAGACAAAAATCAGATTAAAAAAATTCAGGGACTGATTTTATATACAGTAATTGTCACAGCTGTGGCAATACATTATCGTCAGGTGCTGGCTGTAATCGCCAGAGGATTCCACATGGCTCTTCCTTTCCTTTTGGGGGCGGCTATAGCCTTTATTTTAAATGTGCCTATGAGGAATATAGAGCGCTGGCTTCAAAGAGGAAAGCCTGGAAAGAAGTGGCACAGGCTTACAGCCTTAATATTAACCTTAATATTAGTGGCAGGCGTTCTTGTCTTAGTCACATTTGTAGTGCTGCCTCAGCTATTTACTACAATTATGGGACTGCAGAAAAGCATTCCTGTTTTTGTGGAGCACATGATAGTAGAGCTGGAAGGTTTATTTATCACATATCCTGACGTAGTAGAATATTTAAACAGCATTGTAATCGACTGGAATTCTGTGTTTGACAGTATGATCGGATTCTTAAAAAACGGCGCAGGCTCAGTGTTCAGCGCTACCTTTTCAGCGGCTGTGTCCATTGTAAGCGGATTTACTTCATTTGGCATTGGATTTGTTTTTTCTATTTATATTTTACTTCAAAAGGAAAACTTATCCAGACAATTTGTAAAGCTTTTAAAAGCTTTTCTGCCTAAAGCTGTGGCAGAGAGAACCTTGGAGATTGCCGCCATGACAGAAAGAATATTTTCTAACTTCCTGGCAGGACAGTGTGTGGAGGCTGTTATCCTGGGAACTATGTTCTTTATTGCCATGACTATTTTAGATATGCCGTATGCTCTTTTAATTGGAGTATTAATTGCATTTACAGCCTTGATTCCCATATTCGGGGCCTTTATCGGCTGCGCAGTAGGCGTGTTTCTCATGTTAATGCTGAATCCTATGACTGCCCTTGCATTCTTTATTTTATTTAATGTGCTGCAGCAGATAGAAGGAAACCTGATTTATCCTCACGTGGTGGGAGGATCTGTAGGGCTGCCTTCCATATGGGTTTTAATGGCAGTTACTATTGGAGGAAGTCTTATGGGAGTTGTGGGAATGTTAGTATTTATTCCCCTGTGTTCTGTGCTGTACACATTGCTGAAAGAAGAAGTAAACAGAAGACTTAGTGTGAAATAGGCAAAGTGCATAATGAAACGGGAGAAAATTCAGAATAATGCCAATAGTTATATGCGTAAAAAGCTGTTACTATAGAAGCATGATCTAGTTGCTGAGAGAATTAGAGAACAAGCATCTTCTTAGAGAAGGATGTTTGTTCTTTTTTTATGGTAAAAAAGATATTGGCAGGGAGGAATTTATGATTAAAACAGATATTATTGTATTTGGCGCTGGACCGGCCGGAATTGCAGCTGCGATTTCAGCGGCAAGAAATGGAAAAGAAGTATATTTAATAGAGATTCAAAATAAAATAGGGGGCGTTATGTCTTCATGTCCAGGGATGATGTTAGGGGCAGGATATCCCTGTAAAAAGACAATCGGCGGATTTTTTAATGAATTTGTAGGATTAATGTATCGCAAGGAACCTCCTGTGGCAGAGAGAAGAGCGTGCAGCCTGGAAAATTTTGGAGATGAGGTAGTTTATGACCATGAAGAGGCGATTTCTATTCTTTATAATCTTTTAGAAGAAGCAGGAGTAAAGTTATTAATTAATCATATTGTCAGTAATGTAATGGTAGAGAACAATAAAATCACTGGTATAGAAATTGTTAATACTCAGAAAAAGGAGATTTTTCAGGCTGGAATTTATATTGACTGTACAGGTAATGGAGATATAGCCGATAAAGCCGGGGTCCCGTCCAAAACAGGAAATGATAAAGGATTAATGATGGGGGCGTCTTTAACATTTTTTATGGAGCAAGTAGATTGGGAAAAAGCATTTTTGAAGGATTCAGATCCATACTTTACAAGGTATGCAGAAAGAGCCATAAGGGAAAAACGGATTCATCAGTCTATTCCGCAAATATATATGTTAAGGGGATTCAGGAAAGGCAGCGTATTTTTTAATACTGTAACAGTGACAGGGGTGGACGGAAGAGATAGTGAAAGTATTTTAAATGGAACCCTAATTGCAAGAAAAAGGGCAATGGAACTGGCTAAGTTTTGCCAAGCGGAGCTGCCAGGGTTTGAACACAGCTATGTATCCTATATAGGACCTGTAGTAGGAATCAGAGAAACCAGAAAAATTGAGGGAATGTATCAAATTACATATGAGGATGTAGAGCAGGGCCGTAAATTTGAGGATGGAATTGTTGCTTGCGACAATCCGCTGGATGAAGTGTTTAGAGATGAAAGCACAAAACTGTATTCCCATGAGGCTGCTATTAAAGAGGGAGATTATTATACGATACCATTTCGATGTCTAGTACCTGAAAAAATTGAAAATTTACTATTTGCAGGAAGAAATATGTCAGTAGATATAAAAGCCTTCGCCTCTGTAAGAGGGATGCCTCAGTGTATGGGAATGGGGCAAGGAGCAGGATTGGGAGCTGTGATTGCTATAGAAAAGGGCTGTACTGTACAGGAGATACCTGTCTATGAACTAATAAAACGTCTTCAGGATGCAGGGGTGAAAGGGATCGGGGGACAGAAATTGTAGCTTTTATAGAACGAAGAATAGATGAAATAAAAAAGCAGGCCGTATACGTAAGAAGCAGACGGCCTGCTTTTTCATGGTCAAAATAATCTGACCTCACCAAAATCATTTAAATCATTGCCAAGAGCTTCCCTAGCCATCTCTAAATCAGATGTCTCTAAGGCTTCCAAAAGTTTACAGTGATATCTGGTGTCTGTAGGAGGCACAATGGGATTCCACTTGTTCCGGTAGTGCTGGGCGTAAGCCCTTAAAAGAATTGTCATAGCCCGGTTTAGCTCCTGGTACGCATATATATTTTGGGACAGGGAAATCAGCTGAAGATGAAATTCTATGTTGTGCTTCCAGTGGCTCCACGCGTCGTCCGTACTGTTGCACACCTGGTCTAACTGTCTTAAACGGTTAAGCTGCTGGTCAGTAACTTTATTATAATAAAACCTTAACATACCGCACTCTAAAACCAAACGGTAATTTTGAATGTTCCGTATATCGTCTACTGTAAGCTGGATGATCTCATAGCCGCATCTGGGAATGCTGCGGAGAACCCCGTCTGTACAAAGAGCAATCAGGGCCTCCCGTATAGGAGATTTGCTGCAGCCGTATTTCTGCACCATTTCTTTTTCTGTAATAATCTGATTAGGCACATATTCATAATTAATAATTCCCTCTAAAATCGAATTGTAAATATTATCTTTTAAAGTCTTCTCTTTTGCCATAGACCAATCCCTCTTTCAATTCTAAAAGCATTTGCTAAATTCTATTCTAGCAAATAAATTCATGGAATAAAAGAACAAAATAAAAAAATAGTAATTATTTCCAAGTATTGCAATATCCTGTAATGGTGAATATGCATAAAAAAACTATAATATTTCTTTTGTATATAACTATTTGTACAACAAGCTATTGACAAAGAAAAAATATTAGGTTATTATTACCATAAATATATTATTAATATGATTAAAGATATATTTATATTAATACTAGATAAAAGGTGGGGATAGAAAGGCAGAATTATGGAAAAGACAATGTATGAAAATTATTTAAATATTTTAAAAAGTGAATTGATTCCCGCTTTAGGCTGCACTGAGCCAATATCTATTGCCTATGCCGGGGCGAAGGCCAGAAAGCTTTTGGGAAAAATTCCAGAGTCAATGGAGGTATATTGCAGCGGGAACATTATTAAAAATGTAAAGAGTGTAATTGTCCCAAATTCTGGAGGAGAAAGGGGGATTGAGATAGCGGCAGTACTTGGGGTTTTAGGAGGGGATGAAGAAAACGGCCTGGAAGTATTGGAGGGCGTTACAGAGGAGGAAAGAGAAAAGGCAAAAAAGCTGGTTCAGGCAGACTTTTGCAAATGCAGGCTTCAGGAGGAAGCAGAGAATCTGTATGTAAGAGTGAAAGTAATGGCAGAGGGCCAGTGGGCGGAGGCCACTGTGGCAGGTCAGCACACGTTTATCGCCAGGTTGGTGAAAAACGGAAAAATTATTTATGAGCAAAGTCAGGGCCAGAAAGAAGAGGTTTACGGCGACAAGTCGTTAATGACAGTGAAAGGCATTCTGGAATTTGCCGACTGTGTGGAAATTAAAGATGTAGAGGAAATGCTTAAAAAGCAGGCAGAGTATAATGAAGCTTTAGCGGACGAGGGCATGAAGCATCACTACGGTGCAGATATTGGAAAGATTCTTTTTCAGAAGAACAGAAGCATTGCCGACGTGGCAAAGGCCAGAGCCGCCGCTGCATCTGATGCCAGAATGGGAGGCTGCTCTCTGCCGGCAGTTATTAATTCAGGAAGCGGCAATCAGGGGATTACCGTATCAGTGCCTGTTGTGGAATTTGGAAAGGCTTGGAACGTGGGTCAAGAAAAAATGTACAGAGCCCTGGTAGTCAGCAATCTGCTTTCTATTCATCAAAAACAGTATGTAGGCAGACTGTCCGCTTACTGCGGAGCCGTAAGCGCCGCCTGCGGGGCAGGGGCAGCTATTATGTATATGAGCGGCGGAGATTATAAAGCAGTGTCCATGTTAATAACAAATACAATTGCCAATGTAGGCGGGATTATCTGCGACGGGGCAAAGCCCTCCTGCGCTTCTAAAATTGCAGCTTCTTTAGAAGCGGCATTTCTGGCGTATGAGATGAGCAGGGAGGGAAAAACCTTTCTCCCGGGAGAAGGGGTAGTAAAGGAAAATGTAGAGGAAACTATTAAAAGTATAGGCTATATTGGGCGGGTAGGAATGAAACAGACAGACATAGAGGTTCTGAATATTATGATGGACAATATAGACCTGAGAGAGAATATGAAAAAAATTTAAAGGAGGCTACTATGAAAAAAATAATTTCTTTGGCGTTGGCAGTAACTATGGCAGTATCATTAACTGCATGTGGAGGAAATTCTAATTCTGCAGGAGGACAGGAACCAAAGGTAGAAGAAGGGAGCGGCCAGGGGGCAGATTCTCAGGGGGCTGAAACAATATCAAAACAGACCATTAAAATTACTCATCCTCAGCCAGAGGGCACGCCGGAGGATATGGCAATTAAGACTATGGCAGAAAAAATAGAAGAATTGTCAGATGGGGCCATTCAGTGCGAGGTTTATCCAAACGGACAAATCGGAAGTATTCCTGAATCTATTCAAAGCGTGCAGATGGGAGTTACACAGATCGCTATGGGCCCATGCGCCATTATTGCCTCCTACTGCGAAGACATGGCTCTTATGGATATGCCGTATTTGCTTCCCCAGGATACCTCGGTTATCAGCCAGGTGTTAAATGATGATGTTGGAAGAGAGTTTTTAGATAGATTAGATTCTGTTGGCATTCACGGAATGGCCTTCTGGTTTGCCGGTTTTCGTCTGATGAGCTCCAACACAGATATTAACAGCGTAGACGATATGAAAAATATGAAAATGCGTATTATGGAATCTAATATTCTCACATCTACCTATAAAGCTTTAGGTGCTCAGCCTATAGTAATTGCGTATGCTGAAACATACAACGCCCTTCAGAACGGAACTGTAGACGG
The window above is part of the Lachnoclostridium edouardi genome. Proteins encoded here:
- a CDS encoding alanyl-tRNA editing protein, which encodes MERLYYKLPYVKEFDGTVKECREGKKGRYEVILDKTAFFPEGGGQPGDTGLLDQVRVLDQVRVLDQVRVLDTKEKDGQVIHFTDKFLEPGTTVHGVLDWEKRFENMQGHSGEHILTGLIHKTYGYDNVGFHMGSEEITIDFNGVVEPEMLAALEVEANKIVSANIPFLVSCPSKEELEQMEYRSKKELTGEVRIITIPDVDVCACCGTHVERSGEVGIIKVLGMINYKGGVRISMLCGMPAFRKLDCYEKQIGELSVLLSAKQEKIVETVAKLKGENQEKDMKLNKLYQTMFETKAEGYPVSSQPLVVFEKDLEPVQIRQLCTMLYEKNKGNVVVVCSQKGDTFQYAAGSSSVDMKVFSKTLNGLLNGRGGGSSLMAQGTFQAEAEAIEAAVKANA
- a CDS encoding AI-2E family transporter, with the translated sequence MNLDKNQIKKIQGLILYTVIVTAVAIHYRQVLAVIARGFHMALPFLLGAAIAFILNVPMRNIERWLQRGKPGKKWHRLTALILTLILVAGVLVLVTFVVLPQLFTTIMGLQKSIPVFVEHMIVELEGLFITYPDVVEYLNSIVIDWNSVFDSMIGFLKNGAGSVFSATFSAAVSIVSGFTSFGIGFVFSIYILLQKENLSRQFVKLLKAFLPKAVAERTLEIAAMTERIFSNFLAGQCVEAVILGTMFFIAMTILDMPYALLIGVLIAFTALIPIFGAFIGCAVGVFLMLMLNPMTALAFFILFNVLQQIEGNLIYPHVVGGSVGLPSIWVLMAVTIGGSLMGVVGMLVFIPLCSVLYTLLKEEVNRRLSVK
- a CDS encoding FAD-dependent oxidoreductase codes for the protein MIKTDIIVFGAGPAGIAAAISAARNGKEVYLIEIQNKIGGVMSSCPGMMLGAGYPCKKTIGGFFNEFVGLMYRKEPPVAERRACSLENFGDEVVYDHEEAISILYNLLEEAGVKLLINHIVSNVMVENNKITGIEIVNTQKKEIFQAGIYIDCTGNGDIADKAGVPSKTGNDKGLMMGASLTFFMEQVDWEKAFLKDSDPYFTRYAERAIREKRIHQSIPQIYMLRGFRKGSVFFNTVTVTGVDGRDSESILNGTLIARKRAMELAKFCQAELPGFEHSYVSYIGPVVGIRETRKIEGMYQITYEDVEQGRKFEDGIVACDNPLDEVFRDESTKLYSHEAAIKEGDYYTIPFRCLVPEKIENLLFAGRNMSVDIKAFASVRGMPQCMGMGQGAGLGAVIAIEKGCTVQEIPVYELIKRLQDAGVKGIGGQKL
- a CDS encoding GntR family transcriptional regulator, which encodes MAKEKTLKDNIYNSILEGIINYEYVPNQIITEKEMVQKYGCSKSPIREALIALCTDGVLRSIPRCGYEIIQLTVDDIRNIQNYRLVLECGMLRFYYNKVTDQQLNRLRQLDQVCNSTDDAWSHWKHNIEFHLQLISLSQNIYAYQELNRAMTILLRAYAQHYRNKWNPIVPPTDTRYHCKLLEALETSDLEMAREALGNDLNDFGEVRLF
- a CDS encoding L-cysteine desulfidase family protein, with the translated sequence MEKTMYENYLNILKSELIPALGCTEPISIAYAGAKARKLLGKIPESMEVYCSGNIIKNVKSVIVPNSGGERGIEIAAVLGVLGGDEENGLEVLEGVTEEEREKAKKLVQADFCKCRLQEEAENLYVRVKVMAEGQWAEATVAGQHTFIARLVKNGKIIYEQSQGQKEEVYGDKSLMTVKGILEFADCVEIKDVEEMLKKQAEYNEALADEGMKHHYGADIGKILFQKNRSIADVAKARAAAASDARMGGCSLPAVINSGSGNQGITVSVPVVEFGKAWNVGQEKMYRALVVSNLLSIHQKQYVGRLSAYCGAVSAACGAGAAIMYMSGGDYKAVSMLITNTIANVGGIICDGAKPSCASKIAASLEAAFLAYEMSREGKTFLPGEGVVKENVEETIKSIGYIGRVGMKQTDIEVLNIMMDNIDLRENMKKI
- a CDS encoding TRAP transporter substrate-binding protein; its protein translation is MKKIISLALAVTMAVSLTACGGNSNSAGGQEPKVEEGSGQGADSQGAETISKQTIKITHPQPEGTPEDMAIKTMAEKIEELSDGAIQCEVYPNGQIGSIPESIQSVQMGVTQIAMGPCAIIASYCEDMALMDMPYLLPQDTSVISQVLNDDVGREFLDRLDSVGIHGMAFWFAGFRLMSSNTDINSVDDMKNMKMRIMESNILTSTYKALGAQPIVIAYAETYNALQNGTVDGQENPAQSIYTMNFHEVQKYLVDTYHDAQTHVLMVNGAWWNKQDDATKAIITEAEIAARKVLDEELPGYTQDCIDKMVEAGSIYHALTDEQVKEFKEATSVVYDEFLTTDWRKGYIPRLQEAFDQAVAAKQ